Within Pungitius pungitius chromosome 18, fPunPun2.1, whole genome shotgun sequence, the genomic segment AACCAGTAAGAGAGGTGTAACATAATGTGACTTTGAAGAAATGTGAGAAGGGGGGCTGTTTCCATTCCATTTCCTTTCTTCAGAGGTCCATGCGTGCCGTGCACTCACCTCTTTACAAGACTGGATAGCGATGTACTCTGCAAAGATTTTTTTGGCTTTTGACGCCATCTTGGATTGCGACTTGACCTTCTTGTATTCTTCGCATGCGAGCCAGAATTCCAGATTCTCCTCGCTGAACTCGGTGCGAAGGAAAGCTCTGAACGCTGCCAGACCATCTGAGggaaagcagagaggaggatgagaaCAAACAAGAGGAGAGTTGACTTGAGCGCCATGGCAACCGCACAGCCCGAGCTTCTCCTCGGAGTTTGAGCGCCCTAAATAGCTCTGTGACGGCCATTCGAGTCATGTGGTCGGAATAAAGTTAGATACTGAAACCCCCTGAATAACGCCGGAGAACTTATTGAGGTGCTCAAGATCATTTCACACATCAGCCGCCCTCCAAGCGTAACTTTCTCCTCCCATTCCCCTTTGCACATGCTGCGGATGAACAATGAgacgtgtgtggggggggggaaacggctAATTCTGGCActtggggcttttttttccagtttcagTCAATGACTTGAGGGCAAAGGCATCCAGGAGAAAGAATAGCAGGAAGCCGTGTCCACCCACTTCTCCCGTCTGCACCTTTCCGTTCCCATGAATCACGCACGCTGATTTAGCAGAGCCAGCGCGAGCCGTCAGCTCTTACCTCATTCTGGTAAGCAGGAGTGAGGTAAGAGGTGGAGAACAGGGAAAAGGGGCCAACGGAGCCCAAATAAGGTCCAGATGTAGGGCCGGATTTGTATCAGCTTTTCAAACAAATTGTGGAAgaggatacaaaaaaaaacagcaaaaccgTTTGCATTTATCAGTCTTGACTCCTTCCTTTGCAACGCATAGACTCTGTCCGGTGGGATTAGGAAAACTTCActgcagcactgtgtgtgtgtgtgtgtgtgtgtgtgtgtgtgtgagtgtgtgatccATACAGGAGCCCTTGCATGCATCCTTTGACCGCCATCCTCCCCCACCAGCTAAAGAGAGCACTGTATGCCCACATTCACCCACTCCCGAGGAAATATTGCACTGAATCAGTTCaaactctcaaaacaaaaagaaagagagctgATTTCGATGTACgcaaaggaggaagaagatgaaagacaaaagagaagaaaaaaaaaagaatgaaatgaattatATGTAACTTACATTTGTGAGTCAGCAGCTTGTCAAGTGAGTCCCCCCATTTCAGTGCTTCCTCCGGGGTGGGCCTGCAGATAAAAGCAGAGCGATTCTTTAACAAGCCCATCTCAGCCAGGTTTCTCATTGTGTGACCCATCCGCAGGACTTTGTTGGATAGATGAGTGGAGACGGAGTCGGTAAttcctctctgctgcttcctTTCGCTCTAGGCTGTGACTACTGttccttcaccccccccgccTCAATCGCTCTGCGCTCTGTGAGAGCCAAGGACGCTGAGAGCCATGAGTTTCTGCTTCAGCCTGGTGGGGGGAGGCTTTTATATTCCCACCGACTGCAAGTGGCAAGGCAGGAAAGGAGGGGCTCCCGTCGGCCAATGGGGATGTTCGAAGTGGTTTAgacacctcctccccccaccagtGTCTGTCTGCCCCCTGCTGCCTCTCATTCTTCCTCTTCACAGCTCACTGTAATCCACATCCAAAGCTTTACTTGACTCAGTAAGAAAAATGTGGCTTACGGAGTTTCGGGGTACATTTTTGGCCAGTTTGGAAATTAGTTTGTGCCGTTTTAAATTAGATTACAGTTACAGAAATGTGTTCTGACAAATCAACAAAAATAGTATTTGTTGTCGTTGCGGTTGTGAACtgttatgtcttttaaaactcgAACATGTGAAGAAGCTGCTTGGAAAACTGCACTTGCAggtttataaaataaatgagtCCAATAATCAATGACGTGATATTTTCTATGTAAGACATTTACTATGGAAGCCTGTTACCAAAGGTTCCTTAAGCTAAAGTAAGCGGGCAGAAACTATGGTAAATATCTTAAGCTCTGATTTACATGATATTCGACCCAAATAAAACACCCAAACAACCCCCCGTCAGATATGCCACAGTTACACCAAGATGCGCTTCGtgccttttattcatttcattcatgccaCCGACCAAACCCAGTCTTACTCACACCCACAATGCGCATGCTGTCAGGAAGTGGCCACTTACTTGACTGACTTCATAGATTTGTCTAACTTGCTGGCTGGGTTGCTTCCTGGGGATTCATTCCTCCTCCGCAGGAAAGCCAGCCGGTTCTTCATGTCTTTGGCCCTGGATGAAGGGAAGAGTGACGAGAGAgaacggagggagagagagagagagggcgaagAGCGAGAGAAAGATTTGTGATtacagagagaaggggggacGTCGAGGTAGGACAAAGGAGGGGGAAATGGAAAGAGGGTGAAAGGATTGATAGAGGAggtggacacaaaaaaaaaagacatgggaAGAAAGTGTGTTGAGTCCAAAGTCCAAAGTCCACAATCAAGACAATCCAAGGCATGGGAGTCACCAATTAAGTTCTTCAGCAGTGTAAATCCACATGAAAATCAAACCCGCAAAACCCAGAAAagtggaaaataaatgtctCGCTGTGTACATTTTAGTCTTCAGCCAGGTGTGTTGGTACGCAGGGACAGAGCTTTTCCAAAAGGCGGATGTCAAGATCCCTTTTCGCTCGCTCCGCGTCGGCGTCTCGCCTGTCAATCTGATAGCGCTAACAGCCTCTCCTAAAGATGTGTCCCTGGCAGGTTCCTCGGCAGGGACTGAGCGAATGTGGCAgcgaaggaggagagagactcaATCCTCACTCCTCTGTTTCATCACGCCAGTCTCCATGTGCCTAGAGGGGTTGCTGAGAGGGAGCTGACCCAGGACTGAGGTAACAGGGCACAGTGACCTCCTCACTCCTCTACTTCCctgcagcggcagcggcagcatgcgacccccccccccctgaccggCCACCTCACCTGTTTCACCTTTtctctatctcacacacacacacacacactcgtctgcACATGCGCCACCTCAAATCTCACACAAGGAGATCCACCTATCCTGAGTCCCCATGGGTTCCTTCGGGAACCTGCGCATTTCCCACAATCCCATGGTACGTGTCCTGGCTTTTCCCGACCTGGAGCACGTGCCGCCTCATTGGGATGTGACCTCGCTCAACACCCATTTCCTGAGTCCCCGCTTTTGATTTCCACTGTGGATTGGCTGGCCCGCTAATAATGCAGCGCACACTCACTGGCCCTAATCACTGCAAGCTGTGCCGCTGCCAACCGGCGAACCCCCAGGAGGGCATGTGCACCCCAAATTAAGAAACAAGGCTTCCAGTTATAGACACTTATCGTTCCAACGTGCGcactcgggaggggggggggctaggaggtggagggagaggggaagagCACACAACTGCGGATTAGCGCTAACACTGCACATGAACGCTTCCTAGAAAGGAGTGGGGGggagttggggagggggggggtggaaggacGTCCACGGAAACATGTCAAAGAAACCCCCCTGCACACCTGTGCCAACACTTCACCGGTGCTTTCATGCCAGTCGCAGATGTTGGAAAACTCCCAGTGTCCAACCAGTTGGTGCAGGCGTATGTGACGTGGGCGGTGGGCGGTGGAGAGGTGGAGAGGCGGAGAGTTTGTGCGTTGTGTAAACGTGAGGCGGTCACACAACGCGGCACGGCGAGCCGAACAGGCAACACAGTTTTTCCAACCGCCGCGGGACAGGAAAGGTAGAAGCGTGACCTTAAACGTGACACGACACGACTGCATGAGCTGTTGGAAGCTGAATAGCTCCTTGGAACGTCGGGATGAGTGTGACTTTGTGGCTCGTATTGATTTGGGTGTGTTTTAGGTTTGGGTTCAGTTGGATGCGGATTGATTCAGTCGacccagagagagagctttttgggagggggggggggggcggtaagaGAGGGGAATGGCGAAATGGGCAACttataaaatgaatttattacCAATAACAATAAACGCACAAATGGTGCGGATCTAGAAAAAGCTTAGTGGGAAATTGTTTCCTTATcacaagcaaagaaaaaaaaggaattttaaGTAAGGCTAAAGGAAGCAGCCGAGATGTCAACAGAGAATTAAACAATCAAAAATTGATTCCACATCTAATCCTAAGGACGTCCGTACAGCATCCCTAGTGGAGCGATGACTCATCCATTGATTGAACTCACATAAGCAAACACAATCCAGACCTCTCTTTCGTCTGAACAAAACAGGGAGCTCTAATAATGGATCCCTGTGAATAGCTCCCACTTGCCAGCCTAAAGGTCATTACTACCAAATAAAAACTACCTTGCTGTTAAATAAGCTCGTAACACCCGAGCGGGATTCATTAGCCGGTTCTAATTTTAGGTTGCACTCGAGGCAATTAGGTCTTGAGCTTTGCATGTGTTGACTGAGTCTTTTGTTTTGCCAGTGCCATGTGAGGAAGACAAGCGTTTTATACGGACCGGGATATATTTGTTGGCCCGATAAAAGACGCTTTATTGTGTCTGGTTTCCTACAGGCTGAGCCTGTGTGGCTATGATGCGacaatgatgtcatagagaCGTTTTAAGAGAACTGTATGTTTCTACCCTGCCACCATGTGGGTGTCAATGGATAttgcaacaaacaacaaaccttTCCCACTTGAGCTCAATTTATACCACGTTTATTTTCAGAAACTCAAATCCAGCACAATTCTTGAAAAACAAGCGATCCATTTTACACACTATGTAGATGCCTCTTTCTAAGCTAAACACAAACTGCACAGACAGTTCTTCTTTTGTAATTCTGCACGTTAGCTGCAGGAGGTGCGAGACTGATCCATCAATTGATGAATTAGCTCAATGGGAGTCAACAGAAACTCAAAGATATTGAGGAGGAATCCACATAAATCCCCTCCCTCGATGGGAGCAGACACAGTCTGCATCCTCCAGTGATGCACGTGTCCTCCAGCGGTAGACAGCTGAGATGTGCAATAAATACCAGCTGCCTTGGGAAAAATAAAGAGGGAAACACTAATAGCACGTTGCGTGAACGTTCCTCGTGGTGAAAGTCCCACTTCTTAAGTTAGACTGTGATGATGCCCTCTTCAAAACCACCACAGGTTACAGACAAGGCCACAGTTTCACTTGGACTTGAGTCTACTTTGAGAGCAGAGTCAAAGACGCTGTACCCTGAGCTCTCGGGCACCTGTGCTCTTCATCTGCCAATGATGGATCTCGGAGTCATAGAGGGTCTGAGAGAGAGCGCTTCATGTGCTCGAGTGAAGGAGCCAGAGGTCTAACAGGTCCGCAATTATCCCGCAGGCTTCCGCACTCTTTATTCCCTCTTTGCTTGGCTCACATTAGACGCAATAATAGCCCGCCGCCGGCTATTCCTGGTGCTCCGAAAAGTAGGCCGCACTCCCGGGGAAAGGCTGCGGGAGCACATGGTCGAGAGccgcagacagacagacagacagacagacagacatgccGCGGACCTTGATGTCCCATGCAGGCAGAGTCCAAACCCACTGCTCCACCCTCACCCCACTTTTGTTGCGTCTGCCGCGCGAGGCTTAGCTGCACACAATGGGAGAAGTCCGCCCTTTGCAAAGCCCCGGCACCAACGAGTTCAAAAGAGCGACCTGAAATGCAGGTGACGAGACGGTGTTTTCATGCCCTCAGGCATTTTTCTATTTACAGAAGGCTTGCGTGCCTGGGGAGGGAATAGTGGACGGGCCACACAAACAGCACTATGCACCGTTTGTGTACCTGAGTCCGTGCGAGCACAGCGGGTCAAgggttgtgtcagtgtgtgtttgtgaacacaCAAACGGCTGTACTTTCTCCATAGACATAGGAGAGTCCCGAGATGTGACGGCTCAAAAAGCGCAAGGTGCCCCTTGACAGCATGACAGAacattgagaagaaaaaaaagagaattgtcCTCGATTCAATCGGTGAATGTTCCCTCATTCACAGTCTCACTCAATCGAGACCCAAAAAAAGGAGCTCTATTTCTGCGCTAACTCACCTTCCTACCCACACAGACCACATGAGCAATCCTATTCCTGAAATCCAGGCTGCGTATAATAAGAAAAAAGGGGCAGCCTCAAATTAGAACTTAGAGCCGCTTCCCACCAAAATAGCGCTTCAGCCTCGCGGGGTTACCTTCACCCTCACTGCGACCGTCAGATGAGATCCACCAAGAGGTCACATAGCTTCCTACCAGCATTGATTCCTATGGGGCAGCCCCCTCACCTGCCTTCCGATTCAATGCAATTATAGTGCAGCggaggcacacaaacacacacacacacacacacatccactgcCTCGCTCTTACCTTTCCAGGTACTTCTCTGAGAAATCAACCATAGTGTGAAACATGGGTGCCGGCCTGTACGCAGGTTCACTTGTTGTGTGTAGGAATTAGACTGCATGTAAGCGTGGGTCAGGAGGACCGGTGCTCGGGGCCCGAAGGGGTTTGTTTGACAATCACATTCCTCTAACCTCTGAGAGGATATGCTGGAGCTTTATatagtctggggggggggggggtttggggagggggtgggggggggggggggtctggggaaGGCGGACCATGGGCTCGACCAATCACCACGCAGTGTTTAGAGAGGACAGATTCCTTCCACGGGGGCCTGGATGTTTTGTCTTTCAGTTTTATGGGTTAGTAAGTGGAGATGACATTTGTCTTTCTGGCAAAGAAAAGTGACTCGACTACTGAAATGATCTCTTCATCTGTCCCAGATGAGGAGCAGCGGTTGAGCGCCCGTCAATTTGCGGtaaagttgcattgtgggtaatgtggTAAATCCTTTTtcacaagcaaaaaaaacaatgtgcagTGCTAAATGGCTGGAGCACAAtttgaaagtactatatttctttATCGTACAATAAATATGTTAAACATTGCAGAACAGTGGCAGGAATCTGAAGCTTGATTATGGATTTAAGGAGCATATTCCAGTTGATTGCCAGTTGAATTATGCCTCCAACTTAAGTCAAGGGAAACTGGACCACTATTTAGAGTTCATCGTCATCCAACGTGATCA encodes:
- the rgs3a gene encoding regulator of G-protein signaling 3a isoform X7, yielding MAKDMKNRLAFLRRRNESPGSNPASKLDKSMKSVKPTPEEALKWGDSLDKLLTHKYGLAAFRAFLRTEFSEENLEFWLACEEYKKVKSQSKMASKAKKIFAEYIAIQSCKEVNLDSYTRDHTKDNLQNVTRSCFELAQRRIYGLMEKDSYPRFLRSELYVDLINQKKATSTSTSSSS
- the rgs3a gene encoding regulator of G-protein signaling 3a isoform X6 — encoded protein: MFHTMVDFSEKYLERAKDMKNRLAFLRRRNESPGSNPASKLDKSMKSVKPTPEEALKWGDSLDKLLTHKYGLAAFRAFLRTEFSEENLEFWLACEEYKKVKSQSKMASKAKKIFAEYIAIQSCKEVNLDSYTRDHTKDNLQNVTRSCFELAQRRIYGLMEKDSYPRFLRSELYVDLINQKKATSTSTSSSS